Proteins co-encoded in one Flavivirga eckloniae genomic window:
- a CDS encoding Gfo/Idh/MocA family protein: MGSNRRDFIKKASAGALGVTLTGGITSASAKSYSRIIGANDRIHVAIQGLGRRLGGFVEAVSNKKNNVELMYLCDVMKSQREKAANKFSKLMDHSAKLENDIRVILDDKKVDAVFMATPDHWHAPGACMAVQAGKHVYLEKPCSHNPREGELLVAYQKRYNKHIQMGNQQRSSLESTEIIKNIHNGIIGVAYKAIAFYTNSRGEVPIPVKAAPPEGLDWELFQGPAPRKAYMHDIWDYNWHWYGWDYGTAETGNNATHELDIARWALDVKYPEYVDVYSGKFQYKDDGWEMYDTMLATFKFPNNKTIQWDGQSRNGYDKYGAGRGTLIYGSKGVVFIDRAGYKLYDLKGKVIKDRTLKGDEDGVALGGGGSLSTRHSENFFEAIRGKKSLNSPIEQGVVSQMLTHYANISSRINKPFEVDENTGRIFDRDAMKLWSREYEPGWEIKPV, encoded by the coding sequence ATGGGTTCAAATAGAAGAGATTTTATAAAAAAAGCTTCGGCAGGCGCTCTGGGTGTAACGCTTACTGGAGGTATTACAAGTGCCTCAGCAAAAAGTTATTCGCGAATAATTGGTGCCAATGATAGAATTCATGTCGCTATTCAAGGTTTAGGAAGACGATTAGGTGGGTTTGTTGAAGCCGTTTCCAATAAAAAGAATAATGTTGAACTCATGTATCTATGCGATGTTATGAAAAGTCAACGGGAAAAAGCTGCTAACAAGTTTTCTAAATTGATGGATCATTCTGCTAAATTAGAAAATGATATTAGAGTTATTTTGGACGACAAAAAAGTGGACGCTGTTTTCATGGCAACACCAGACCACTGGCATGCTCCAGGTGCCTGTATGGCTGTTCAAGCTGGTAAGCATGTATATTTGGAAAAACCCTGTAGCCATAACCCCAGAGAAGGAGAATTGCTTGTTGCTTACCAAAAAAGGTATAATAAACATATCCAAATGGGGAACCAACAACGATCTTCCTTAGAATCTACAGAAATCATTAAAAACATTCATAACGGTATTATTGGCGTAGCTTATAAAGCCATCGCGTTTTACACAAATTCTAGAGGTGAAGTCCCTATTCCTGTAAAAGCAGCTCCTCCCGAAGGATTAGATTGGGAGCTTTTTCAAGGCCCAGCTCCAAGGAAAGCGTATATGCACGACATTTGGGATTATAATTGGCATTGGTACGGATGGGATTATGGCACTGCGGAAACTGGCAACAATGCCACTCATGAACTGGATATTGCGCGTTGGGCTCTAGATGTTAAATATCCTGAATATGTAGATGTATACTCTGGAAAATTCCAATATAAAGATGATGGTTGGGAGATGTATGACACCATGTTAGCTACATTTAAATTTCCTAATAATAAAACCATTCAATGGGACGGACAGAGCAGAAACGGATATGACAAATATGGTGCAGGTAGAGGCACTTTAATTTATGGTTCTAAAGGTGTTGTATTTATAGATAGAGCAGGTTATAAACTATACGATCTTAAAGGCAAAGTCATTAAAGATCGAACTCTGAAAGGGGACGAAGATGGTGTAGCGCTTGGGGGCGGTGGAAGTCTTTCTACCAGACATTCCGAAAACTTTTTTGAAGCCATAAGAGGGAAAAAATCATTAAACTCACCAATAGAACAGGGTGTGGTAAGTCAAATGCTAACGCACTATGCAAACATTAGCTCAAGAATTAATAAACCTTTTGAAGTAGACGAAAACACAGGTAGAATATTCGACCGCGATGCCATGAAATTATGGTCTAGGGAATACGAACCGGGTTGGGAAATAAAACCAGTATAA
- a CDS encoding 3-keto-disaccharide hydrolase has product MIRSLNLLFSSLFLLLSFTTLNSQSSKDGWIDLFNGTDLTGWEILNGDAPYKVKDGQIIGISKTETPNSFLCTKKKYGDFILEFEVLLDPALNSGVQFRSNSIKSYREGTVHGYQFELDPSARAFSGGIYDEGRRGWLYPISLNPKAHSAFKNGVWNTCRVEAIGSSIKTWINGIQCSNLVDDLTASGFIGLQVHHIYGSESKAGKQIKWKNIRIKTDNLEEERWASNPEVKEMSYLINTLSKNEKDKGWRLLWDGESSEGWRGAKLNHFPKSGWEIKDGVLTILSTDGAESTGPGDIITEKLFSSFELELEFKITKGANSGIKYFVDAELNKGSGSAIGCEFQILDDANHPDAKKGVNGNRTVGSLYDLITAENLSIPGRSKQFKGIGSWNKARIVVKGAHVEHWLNNEKVIEYDRSSQMFRALVAYSKYKNWPKFGQWPEGHILLQDHGDTVHYRSIKIREFN; this is encoded by the coding sequence ATGATACGATCTTTAAACCTTCTCTTTTCATCCCTTTTTCTTTTGTTAAGCTTTACGACTTTAAATTCGCAGAGCTCCAAAGACGGCTGGATAGACCTTTTTAACGGAACAGACTTAACCGGCTGGGAAATATTAAATGGAGATGCTCCATACAAAGTAAAAGACGGACAAATTATTGGAATTTCAAAAACAGAAACTCCAAATAGTTTTCTATGTACCAAAAAAAAATACGGTGATTTTATTTTAGAGTTTGAGGTTCTATTAGATCCTGCTCTTAATTCTGGAGTTCAGTTTAGATCTAACAGTATTAAAAGCTATAGGGAAGGTACGGTTCATGGTTATCAGTTTGAATTAGACCCATCAGCCCGCGCCTTTAGTGGTGGCATTTATGATGAAGGAAGAAGAGGCTGGCTGTACCCCATATCTTTAAATCCTAAAGCTCATAGTGCTTTTAAAAATGGGGTCTGGAACACATGCAGAGTCGAAGCTATTGGCTCTAGTATTAAAACCTGGATAAATGGTATACAGTGTTCTAATTTGGTTGATGATTTAACAGCATCTGGGTTTATAGGATTACAAGTGCATCATATTTATGGTTCTGAAAGTAAAGCTGGTAAACAAATAAAATGGAAAAATATTAGAATTAAAACTGATAATCTGGAAGAAGAACGCTGGGCTTCCAATCCTGAGGTAAAGGAGATGAGTTATTTAATCAATACCCTTTCGAAAAATGAAAAGGACAAGGGATGGCGCTTACTGTGGGATGGAGAGAGCTCCGAAGGATGGCGTGGTGCTAAACTGAATCATTTTCCTAAATCTGGCTGGGAAATTAAAGATGGTGTTTTAACTATTTTATCGACTGATGGTGCCGAATCGACTGGCCCTGGTGATATTATTACCGAAAAATTATTCAGCAGCTTTGAATTAGAGTTAGAATTTAAAATCACAAAAGGCGCAAATAGTGGTATTAAATATTTTGTAGATGCCGAACTTAATAAAGGCTCTGGATCTGCTATTGGATGTGAATTTCAAATTTTAGATGATGCCAACCATCCAGACGCAAAAAAAGGTGTTAATGGCAATAGAACTGTTGGCTCTCTTTACGATTTAATTACGGCAGAAAACTTGTCGATTCCCGGTCGCAGTAAACAATTTAAAGGAATAGGTTCTTGGAACAAAGCGCGAATTGTTGTTAAAGGCGCACATGTTGAACATTGGCTAAACAACGAAAAAGTCATTGAATACGATCGGTCTTCGCAAATGTTCAGAGCGCTTGTAGCTTATAGCAAATATAAAAACTGGCCGAAATTCGGACAATGGCCAGAGGGTCATATCCTACTTCAAGACCATGGTGACACTGTACATTACAGAAGTATAAAAATTAGAGAATTTAATTAA
- a CDS encoding NADP-dependent glyceraldehyde-3-phosphate dehydrogenase, whose amino-acid sequence MSNTFLEIPEAYKIQSQLHQTTYLVSGELKQWEGETAEVYSTISSTKDYKRTLLGTIPQLGEKEALEALDSASNAYAKGQGLWPTMKVRDRIACMEKFVEQMKTKRETIVKLLMWEIGKNLPDSEKEFDRTVDYIYDTIEAYKQIDRDSAKFEKNEGVYAHIRRGPLGVVLCLGPYNYPLNETFTLLIPALIMGNPVIFKPAKLGVLLISPLLEAFQNSFPKGVVNVIYGRGRVLATPIMQSGKIDVLALIGNSKSANAIQNNHPKKNRLRLVLGLEAKNPAIVLPDADLDLAVNECITGTLSFNGQRCTALKILYVHESIVDEFNKRYSEKVDALKFGNPWDSGVKLTPLPEVEKPAYIKELIDDAVEKGAEILNAKGGEISENFIFPAALYPVDKTMRVFKEEQFGPLVPIVPFKDIEEPLNDMAESNYGQQVSLFGKDVNTLAPLIDTLVNLVCRVNLNSSCQRGPDVYPFTGRKDSAFSTLSVHDALRSFSIRTFVASKDNDYNKAILNELLDKKTSNFISTDYIL is encoded by the coding sequence ATGAGTAATACTTTTTTAGAAATTCCAGAGGCTTATAAAATACAATCGCAGCTACATCAAACAACCTATTTGGTTTCAGGTGAGCTAAAACAATGGGAAGGAGAAACGGCAGAAGTGTATTCTACAATTTCTTCAACTAAAGACTATAAGCGAACATTATTAGGTACAATCCCTCAATTAGGAGAGAAGGAGGCTTTAGAAGCATTGGACTCGGCATCAAATGCATATGCTAAAGGGCAAGGCTTATGGCCAACCATGAAGGTGAGAGACAGAATTGCTTGTATGGAAAAGTTTGTAGAGCAAATGAAGACCAAGCGCGAAACTATCGTAAAGCTTTTAATGTGGGAAATAGGAAAAAATCTGCCAGATTCGGAAAAAGAATTCGATAGAACAGTAGATTATATATACGATACTATTGAGGCTTACAAGCAAATTGATAGAGATTCGGCAAAGTTTGAAAAGAACGAAGGAGTGTATGCGCATATACGTAGAGGTCCTCTAGGAGTGGTTTTATGTTTAGGGCCATATAATTACCCGTTAAATGAAACATTTACATTACTAATTCCGGCATTGATTATGGGGAATCCGGTGATTTTTAAACCTGCTAAACTAGGGGTTCTGTTAATTTCACCACTACTGGAAGCTTTTCAAAATAGTTTTCCAAAAGGCGTCGTAAACGTTATTTATGGTCGAGGTCGTGTATTAGCAACTCCAATTATGCAATCCGGTAAAATAGATGTATTGGCATTGATAGGAAATAGTAAATCGGCAAATGCTATTCAAAACAATCACCCTAAAAAGAATAGATTACGTTTGGTATTAGGCTTAGAGGCAAAAAATCCAGCTATAGTTTTACCAGATGCCGATTTAGACTTAGCAGTAAACGAATGTATTACAGGTACATTGTCTTTTAACGGACAACGTTGTACAGCTTTAAAAATATTGTATGTACACGAATCGATAGTTGATGAATTCAATAAGCGCTATTCGGAAAAAGTAGATGCACTTAAGTTTGGAAATCCGTGGGATTCCGGAGTTAAATTAACCCCGCTTCCAGAAGTAGAAAAGCCAGCTTATATTAAAGAGTTAATTGATGATGCTGTAGAAAAAGGAGCAGAAATATTAAATGCAAAAGGCGGAGAAATTAGCGAGAATTTTATATTTCCAGCAGCGTTATATCCTGTGGATAAAACGATGCGAGTATTTAAGGAAGAGCAATTCGGACCACTAGTTCCTATTGTACCATTTAAAGATATTGAAGAGCCGTTAAATGATATGGCAGAATCTAATTATGGGCAACAGGTAAGCTTATTTGGTAAAGATGTAAATACACTTGCTCCCTTAATTGATACTTTGGTAAACCTGGTTTGTAGAGTTAATTTAAACAGTTCTTGCCAAAGAGGACCGGATGTATATCCATTTACAGGAAGAAAGGATTCTGCATTTAGTACTTTAAGTGTGCATGATGCATTACGTTCATTCTCGATAAGAACTTTTGTGGCATCAAAAGATAACGACTATAACAAAGCTATTTTAAATGAGCTGTTGGATAAAAAGACCTCAAACTTTATAAGTACCGATTATATCTTGTAA
- the azu gene encoding azurin yields the protein MRTFKYLVLFFFSVSILIACGGKEEKKKEGFSYENKKDTPKNTETKNANEIVISSDDLMKFDKTEIRVKAGEKVKITLRHKGKLDINVMGHNFVLLKQGVDLVGFANKAATVKDNQYIPKKKKDVIAHTTLIGGGQTTSIEFDAPAVGTYDFLCSFPGHYSMMKGKFIVE from the coding sequence ATGAGAACATTTAAGTATTTAGTTTTATTCTTTTTTTCGGTTTCAATCCTGATCGCTTGCGGAGGAAAAGAAGAAAAAAAGAAGGAAGGTTTTAGTTATGAAAATAAAAAAGACACGCCTAAAAACACAGAGACAAAAAACGCCAACGAAATTGTTATTTCTAGTGATGATTTGATGAAGTTTGACAAAACAGAGATTAGGGTAAAGGCTGGCGAAAAAGTAAAGATTACATTAAGACATAAAGGAAAATTGGATATTAATGTCATGGGGCATAATTTTGTGCTTCTTAAACAAGGTGTTGATCTTGTTGGGTTTGCTAATAAAGCAGCTACGGTTAAAGACAATCAATACATACCAAAGAAGAAGAAAGATGTTATAGCCCATACCACTTTAATTGGGGGCGGACAAACAACTTCTATAGAGTTTGATGCACCTGCCGTAGGAACATACGATTTTTTATGTAGTTTCCCTGGGCATTATTCTATGATGAAAGGGAAGTTTATAGTGGAATAA
- a CDS encoding DinB family protein — translation MKYTPQDGFSYYFNLVGDVDCRSLFSSPSTLKFLKSIDEEKAAYRYASDKWSIKQVLGHITDHERIKMFRAFLLSRNESVELWGYDQEALVANSRFEELTWKQLVTDFENVRKASVSFVESLSQNQLKIKGKARQNEVTLEDFLKSIIGHEIHHVNSIKDKYFNH, via the coding sequence ATGAAGTATACACCCCAAGATGGTTTCTCATACTATTTCAACTTGGTTGGTGATGTGGACTGTAGGTCGCTTTTTTCATCACCATCAACCCTTAAGTTTCTAAAATCAATTGATGAAGAAAAAGCTGCCTATCGATATGCTTCAGATAAATGGAGTATTAAACAGGTGCTTGGGCATATTACAGACCACGAAAGAATAAAGATGTTTCGGGCATTTTTATTGAGCAGAAATGAATCGGTGGAATTATGGGGCTACGATCAGGAGGCTTTGGTGGCGAATAGTCGTTTTGAAGAATTAACCTGGAAACAATTAGTAACAGATTTTGAAAACGTAAGGAAAGCTTCTGTTAGTTTTGTTGAATCACTATCCCAAAACCAATTAAAAATAAAAGGCAAAGCCAGACAAAATGAAGTAACTCTTGAAGACTTTCTAAAGTCTATTATTGGCCATGAAATACATCATGTAAATAGTATTAAAGACAAGTATTTTAATCATTAA
- a CDS encoding SH3 domain-containing protein — MKKILYPLFLIASFVFSQDTKYNSPYDYERLEEGAYYYLFGDNVKFRTEPNTDSEVIALLKIGTKIQIDYNTKETMMYNGLESPFYKIKYGDKTGYVLGGLISLEKRERGDSQFFFTYKKEGESYATIVRYFNETTSEIVDTTVQLATSMFSIELYNNRGVSGVDNIVFINYLAEACGVNGGGIYLFQFDNKLKKVFDLSKVSEAGLFWTSEKLIFPKDEKGIEGKIVYQRETQNYLDENTNWTELERVSRELEWNGDEILPKPYSEN, encoded by the coding sequence ATGAAAAAAATACTATACCCTCTATTTTTAATAGCAAGCTTTGTTTTTAGTCAAGATACAAAGTACAATAGTCCGTATGATTATGAAAGACTGGAAGAAGGAGCATATTATTACCTTTTTGGAGATAATGTAAAATTTAGAACAGAACCTAATACGGATTCCGAGGTGATAGCGTTATTAAAAATCGGAACAAAAATTCAAATCGATTACAACACAAAAGAAACCATGATGTATAATGGGTTAGAATCACCTTTTTATAAAATTAAGTATGGCGATAAAACTGGTTATGTGTTAGGTGGTTTAATTTCATTAGAAAAAAGGGAAAGAGGCGATTCTCAATTCTTTTTCACTTACAAAAAAGAAGGAGAAAGCTATGCAACCATTGTTAGATATTTTAATGAAACGACATCCGAGATTGTAGATACCACAGTACAACTGGCTACAAGTATGTTTTCTATAGAGCTTTACAATAATAGAGGTGTTTCGGGGGTTGACAACATTGTTTTTATTAACTATTTAGCTGAAGCTTGTGGTGTTAACGGCGGCGGTATCTATCTATTTCAATTTGATAATAAACTTAAAAAAGTATTTGATTTATCTAAAGTTTCAGAAGCAGGATTATTTTGGACTTCAGAGAAGTTAATATTTCCAAAAGATGAAAAGGGAATAGAAGGTAAAATTGTTTACCAACGAGAGACTCAAAACTATTTAGATGAAAATACAAATTGGACAGAATTAGAGCGGGTAAGCCGTGAGTTGGAATGGAATGGCGATGAAATCCTTCCAAAACCGTATTCTGAAAACTAA
- a CDS encoding hydroxypyruvate isomerase family protein, whose amino-acid sequence MERRSFIKKSTMAASAFGLGLSGINAMPKGAFNSTLASKKFKMHFAPHLGMFKHHAGNDPIDQINFMADQGFTAFEDNNMMTRDVSLQTKIGETLAKRNMTMGVFVIQKGGNLNNTLAAGKQEYIDIFLDGCKKAVDVAKRVNAKWLTVVPGGFQRKLPIGIQDAHVIEALRRGANILEPHGLTMVLEPLSDSPDLYLQRSDQTYMICKAVNSPACKILFDIYHLQKTEGHIIRNIDLTWDEIAYFQIGDNPGRKEPTTGEINYKNIFKHIQNKGFTGILGMEHGNSVKGKEGELAVIKAYRETSDF is encoded by the coding sequence ATGGAAAGACGTTCGTTTATAAAAAAAAGCACCATGGCTGCCTCTGCATTTGGATTAGGACTATCGGGTATCAATGCGATGCCAAAAGGAGCCTTCAACAGCACTTTGGCTTCTAAAAAATTTAAGATGCATTTTGCACCTCACTTGGGCATGTTTAAACATCATGCCGGTAATGATCCCATTGATCAGATTAATTTTATGGCAGATCAAGGGTTTACAGCGTTCGAAGATAATAACATGATGACTAGAGACGTGTCCCTACAAACAAAAATTGGAGAAACACTGGCAAAGCGCAATATGACTATGGGTGTTTTTGTCATTCAAAAAGGAGGCAACTTAAATAATACTCTGGCAGCTGGCAAACAGGAGTATATCGATATTTTTCTTGACGGATGTAAAAAAGCAGTCGATGTAGCCAAACGCGTTAATGCCAAATGGCTCACCGTTGTTCCGGGAGGGTTTCAAAGAAAACTTCCTATTGGTATTCAAGATGCTCATGTTATTGAAGCATTGCGTCGCGGTGCCAACATACTCGAACCCCACGGGCTAACCATGGTTTTAGAACCTCTATCGGATTCTCCGGATTTGTACTTACAACGATCAGACCAAACCTACATGATATGCAAAGCCGTTAATAGCCCGGCATGCAAAATTTTGTTCGATATCTATCATTTGCAAAAAACCGAAGGACACATTATTAGAAATATTGATCTTACCTGGGACGAAATAGCCTATTTTCAAATTGGTGATAATCCGGGTAGAAAAGAACCGACTACTGGGGAAATCAATTATAAAAACATCTTTAAACATATTCAAAACAAAGGCTTTACTGGTATATTAGGCATGGAACACGGAAACTCCGTTAAGGGTAAAGAAGGTGAACTAGCCGTTATTAAAGCCTACAGAGAAACATCTGATTTTTAA
- a CDS encoding 3-keto-disaccharide hydrolase has protein sequence MKKYLYLVCLTFILSAVSCKQKSNQEKIETAKTVEPVEKWTPIFNGKDLNDWIVKIKGHPAGVNYKNTFITEDGCIKVNYDEYNDTFNASFGHIYYNKPFSNYKLRLQYRFTGKQLSDGPSWAIANSGVMIHCEDPKKIGVDQNFPVSVEVQLLGGLSSEERPTGNLCTPGTHVVLDNKIATDHCFESSSKTYHGDQWVKLEIEVRNDSIIKHFINGEEVIQYCKPQYGGEVDFNKEHWKSFEGKPLKAGYISLQSESHPVEFKDIEILEL, from the coding sequence ATGAAAAAATATTTGTATCTCGTCTGCCTCACATTTATACTATCTGCTGTTTCTTGTAAACAAAAATCAAATCAGGAAAAAATCGAAACTGCTAAAACCGTAGAACCTGTTGAGAAATGGACTCCTATATTTAACGGTAAAGACTTAAACGATTGGATCGTAAAAATTAAAGGGCACCCAGCTGGTGTTAATTATAAAAATACGTTTATTACTGAAGATGGTTGTATTAAAGTTAATTATGATGAATACAATGACACCTTTAACGCTTCCTTCGGGCATATTTATTACAACAAGCCGTTTTCCAACTACAAACTGCGCCTGCAATACCGTTTCACAGGAAAACAATTAAGTGATGGGCCATCTTGGGCTATAGCCAATAGCGGGGTTATGATTCATTGCGAAGACCCTAAAAAGATAGGCGTAGATCAAAATTTCCCAGTATCAGTAGAAGTACAGCTTTTAGGAGGACTAAGCAGCGAAGAGCGCCCAACAGGAAACTTATGTACTCCGGGAACTCATGTTGTTTTAGATAATAAAATTGCAACAGACCACTGCTTTGAATCCTCTTCAAAAACCTACCACGGCGATCAATGGGTTAAACTTGAAATTGAAGTTAGAAATGATTCTATTATTAAGCATTTTATTAATGGTGAAGAAGTTATTCAATATTGCAAACCACAATATGGCGGAGAGGTCGACTTTAACAAAGAACATTGGAAATCCTTTGAAGGCAAACCCTTAAAAGCTGGATACATATCCTTACAGAGTGAAAGTCACCCGGTTGAATTTAAGGATATAGAAATTTTAGAATTGTAA
- a CDS encoding gluconate 2-dehydrogenase subunit 3 family protein encodes MNRRDALKGLGLTLGYSIATSSVMSLLQSCKTEAKLWTPKFLSIDEGIVVKNLIDIILPKTKTIPGALDLNIPEFIDLFINTSYNEKEQKKFKKRIATVINALNIPEEGVSALQHNAYDALLAKYLKIPKQQRLIYEKEKDKSNTDAIIYKTLTDLRDTSVWAFRNSEQIGEHVLAYDPIPGVQIGCAPLEETTKGKSWSL; translated from the coding sequence ATGAATAGAAGAGACGCTTTAAAAGGATTAGGACTTACATTAGGTTATTCCATAGCCACATCTAGTGTTATGAGCCTGCTTCAAAGTTGTAAAACTGAAGCAAAATTGTGGACTCCTAAATTTCTATCCATAGATGAAGGTATTGTTGTTAAAAACCTCATAGATATTATACTCCCCAAAACTAAAACTATCCCTGGGGCTTTAGACCTTAATATTCCCGAGTTTATTGATTTATTTATAAACACGTCTTACAACGAAAAAGAGCAAAAAAAATTCAAAAAAAGAATTGCTACCGTTATAAACGCCTTAAATATTCCAGAAGAAGGTGTATCGGCATTACAGCATAACGCTTACGACGCTTTGCTAGCCAAATACTTAAAAATCCCTAAACAACAACGGCTGATTTACGAAAAGGAAAAAGATAAAAGCAATACCGATGCCATTATCTACAAGACTCTTACCGACCTAAGAGACACCTCTGTTTGGGCTTTTAGAAATAGCGAACAAATTGGAGAACACGTTTTAGCATACGACCCTATTCCGGGAGTTCAAATAGGCTGTGCCCCTTTAGAAGAAACCACCAAGGGTAAATCCTGGTCTCTATAA
- a CDS encoding GMC oxidoreductase translates to MTDSYDAIVIGTGISGGWAAKELCENGLKTLILERGPMVKHIEDYPTMFKDPWDFKLKGQVTAKEKAEQIKQNRTGYTSRPEHKHWFVNDFKHPYNEKKRFDWIRGYHVGGRSITWGRQSYRLSDLDFEANKKDGHGVDWPIRYKDISPWYDYVESYIGVSGEKLGLPQLPDGIFSPPMELYCVEEHLKNSLAEHFDDRLLTIGRTAHITGTKNHEGRGNCQFRNRCMRGCPYGGYFSSLSATLPAAERSGNLTIRPNSIVHEIIYDDTLKKATGVKVIDAETKESLVFNANIIFCCASSMASASILLQSKSKRFPNGLGNDSGELGHNIMDHHLGAGASGTFDGFHDKYYKGRRPNGIYIPRFRNLGDGKTHKKEFLRGYGYQGGGSRTAVFEHVAELGYGAEFKEKMLEPGAWRVGLGGFGECLPNHDNKMTLDYNKLDEWGLPTITFDAEWKENELNMRKDMIQQAAIMLEKAGFKDIKTFDNLAAPGIGIHEMGTARMGRDPKTSVLNKYNQIHAVPNVYVTDGACMTSSGCQNPSLTYMAITARAANYAAKQYKSLNS, encoded by the coding sequence ATGACGGATTCTTATGATGCTATTGTAATAGGCACCGGTATTTCCGGCGGATGGGCTGCCAAAGAGCTCTGCGAAAACGGATTAAAAACCCTGATACTGGAAAGAGGCCCTATGGTAAAACATATAGAGGACTATCCTACCATGTTTAAAGATCCCTGGGACTTTAAACTAAAAGGACAAGTGACTGCTAAAGAAAAAGCGGAACAGATTAAACAAAATAGAACCGGTTATACCTCCAGACCAGAACATAAACATTGGTTTGTAAACGATTTTAAACATCCCTATAATGAAAAAAAGCGATTTGACTGGATACGTGGATATCATGTTGGCGGACGTTCCATTACTTGGGGAAGGCAGAGCTACCGTCTTAGTGATTTAGATTTTGAAGCTAATAAAAAGGACGGGCATGGTGTTGACTGGCCTATTCGTTATAAAGATATATCACCCTGGTATGATTATGTAGAATCCTATATAGGTGTTAGTGGTGAAAAACTGGGACTCCCACAACTTCCGGATGGTATTTTCTCTCCTCCAATGGAACTTTATTGCGTGGAAGAACATTTAAAAAATAGTCTTGCAGAACATTTTGATGATAGATTGCTCACCATTGGAAGAACGGCTCACATAACAGGAACTAAAAACCATGAGGGGCGAGGTAATTGCCAATTTAGAAACAGATGCATGCGAGGCTGTCCGTATGGCGGTTATTTTAGCAGTCTATCTGCAACCTTACCAGCAGCCGAGCGATCTGGAAATTTAACAATTAGACCCAATTCTATTGTTCATGAAATTATATACGACGACACCCTAAAAAAAGCTACAGGTGTAAAAGTTATCGATGCTGAAACCAAGGAATCCCTTGTTTTTAATGCGAATATCATTTTTTGTTGTGCATCTTCCATGGCTTCAGCCTCTATACTATTACAATCTAAGTCCAAGAGATTCCCTAATGGATTAGGCAATGATTCGGGAGAGCTAGGTCACAATATTATGGATCATCATTTAGGCGCTGGAGCATCCGGAACATTTGATGGATTCCATGATAAATATTATAAAGGACGACGCCCGAATGGTATATATATTCCAAGATTCAGAAACCTTGGAGATGGCAAAACCCACAAAAAAGAGTTTTTAAGAGGCTATGGCTATCAGGGTGGTGGTAGTCGAACAGCCGTATTTGAGCACGTTGCAGAGTTAGGATATGGTGCAGAGTTTAAAGAAAAAATGTTAGAACCAGGAGCATGGCGTGTCGGTTTAGGCGGTTTTGGCGAATGCCTGCCTAATCATGATAACAAAATGACACTTGATTACAACAAGCTAGACGAATGGGGATTACCAACCATTACCTTTGATGCCGAATGGAAAGAGAATGAACTCAACATGCGTAAAGACATGATTCAACAAGCAGCCATCATGCTAGAAAAAGCGGGCTTTAAAGACATTAAAACATTTGATAATCTTGCAGCTCCCGGCATAGGCATTCATGAAATGGGAACAGCCAGAATGGGCAGAGATCCCAAAACATCTGTTTTAAACAAATACAATCAAATACACGCTGTACCAAACGTTTATGTAACAGACGGGGCATGCATGACCTCATCCGGATGTCAAAATCCGTCACTCACTTACATGGCCATAACGGCAAGAGCAGCCAACTATGCTGCAAAACAATATAAAAGCTTAAACTCATGA
- a CDS encoding gluconate 2-dehydrogenase subunit 3 family protein — protein MILKKKPNQDLFKAGAQVFIKMFGMPVLDGKKEDFEKSLTSYFNLSEKETETILKTQRLPIKNIDASKLENYKLYKFLLSVKHYTLFGYFTSEKVGKEVLAYDPIPGQYQACISVDDTTNGRAWSL, from the coding sequence ATGATATTGAAAAAAAAACCAAATCAGGATCTTTTTAAAGCAGGCGCTCAGGTTTTTATCAAAATGTTCGGTATGCCCGTTTTAGATGGAAAAAAAGAAGACTTCGAAAAATCGTTAACGTCCTATTTTAACTTATCGGAAAAAGAAACCGAAACTATATTAAAAACCCAAAGGCTACCTATTAAAAATATTGACGCTTCAAAATTAGAAAATTACAAACTGTATAAGTTTTTGCTATCGGTTAAACACTATACATTGTTTGGTTACTTTACCTCAGAAAAAGTAGGCAAAGAGGTTTTAGCTTACGATCCAATACCAGGACAATATCAAGCATGCATTTCTGTTGACGATACAACGAACGGTCGGGCTTGGTCTTTATAA